The Anabas testudineus chromosome 1, fAnaTes1.2, whole genome shotgun sequence genomic sequence GCTCCGACGTGATGCTTATGTACTTGTAAACAATGGAGGGCGGGAGTCCCCTGCATGCGCCCATAGACTGGCAGCTGCAGTGACTGTtgacacagagacaacacatcaacacattgCTCCTGCCTGATCTGTTGTCGTTGTTCTTGACTGGACCACTGCAGCAACACGTCTGAATCAATCCCTTGAGAAAGTCCAGAATCTAATTATAACTCTTCTCACCCCTCTGCAGTCTGGACGTAGGGCTCCTGGCAGGGGTTTCTGGGGTAGCAGCGGTAACCTCCAAAGTAGTTCCAACACATCTGGTCCTCGCTGCAGTTTGGTCCAGTTACACACTCGTTGATATctgaccagaaccagaacacagcATCACTGCAGACCTACTAGAATGTGGCATTTACGTTGAACAGCATTTTAAATTCTCTGAAGTGTATTTTAGAGGTTGTAGTCTTGGCTCTGCTGCTTCCTGCATTTCCACCAGTCGACCTGTTCTGCTTATGTATGTCCTCGTGTGATTTTCTTCCAGTGTGGTTTGACATGTGTAACACATTTGCATCCCTGTTTATCCAGTAAAACCAGTATATAAAGAGttaataagtgtttttttaatctaatctgGGTTTATTACGTTTATCAGTGTATTCGTTATAAACTCTAAACAACAGATAATTAGCAAcaatgctgctgcagaaataatATGTTTTCAATAATACTGGATATTAATCGAACATCtgcttaagtgtgtgtgtggaccagCGTTTCAGGACTGTACCTTGGCACATGCGTGTTCCCTGCAGCTGGTATCCTTCAGGACAGATGCAGCTGTAGGAGCCCGGCTGGTTCACACACTGCCACGGACAGATGTAGGATGACAGCAGACACTCGTCCACGTCTGATGGACAGCAGCGACAAAtaggggtcaaaggtcacactAACTACTGAGCTACAACCTGAATTTTCAACCTTCGAAGTGAGGGCTTTTTTACAATTTGAGGATATTCTAGCCAGTCCTTACAATGAGATGGGTGTTTAAAGTGCAATTTTGcggttaagactaggttttagcTTTAGAGTTAGGGTAAGGCAAAACAATTGATACAGTGCAAATTAACATGGCCTATgcaacagtagggggctagggaatgcatcATGTCAATGAGAGGCCTCACgctgactgccatacaaaaatgtgtgtgtgtgagaaaccaTGGCAGCTGAGGTGGTCTGGATTCAGCTCGAAGCCCTGATCACACTGACACAGGAAGGACCCCGGTAGGTTGTAGCACTGGTGTTGGCAGGGGCTGCTGGgaacacactcattcacatctagaaaacaacaaaaaaagtgacAACACAGAGCGCAGATTGAACATAGTCGCACACACCTGGTAGAGCGCCTTCTTCCCGTCAGTTCTAAACTGGGgccagaaagagacagaagctgTCCTCCCCCATCACCTAAgaataagattcactacagtagatgtttatgtgaaaatcctttggacaaatttaaggaactgattccatcttttagTCCAGaaccatgtaccaacacagaggagggcagttATTTGAACGGAGTCATAGGTCTGTTGAGCATAGTATCCTCTTAACTCttagcagcaatgacttcatgaatgtGTTGATCCTCCCTGCAAACAAAATGCACGGTTGTGTGCTTGGACCAGTTGTTgtcactttatatatgtcccccttaggaaatattattaggaaacactctataaatttccattgttatgcagatgatacccagctatacttatctatgaaaccaggagaaactaatcaattagtcaaacttcaagcctgcttaaaagacataaaggcctggatgtcctccaatttccttctcctaaatccagacaagacagaggttatactgtttgggcctaaaaatctcagagacactatgtctaatcacggatatctccttcacttcatacatcaaagatatctctagaactgccttttttcacctgagaaacattaaagttaaaattaggagcatcctgtcccaaagtgatgctgaaaaactaatccatgcatttgttacttccagagTGGACtgttaataattcattattcattattaatagtttgtcccaataactcattaaaaagcctccagttaatccaaaatgctgcacaaaGAGTTCTGACTTGacttagtaagagagatcatatttctcctacgttagcttctctccattggctccctgtaaaatccagaatttaatttaaaattcttctcctcacttataaatcccttaataatcaggctccatcttctcttaaagaactcatagttccatatcttccaaacagaactctacgttctcaggctgcaggtttccTCCTGCGGCTGcggctcctctcctgtggaaccagcccaccctgagcctggttctactggaggtttcttcctctaaaggtagtttttcctctccactgtcttctggtgctgctcagtggggttgttgggttttttatataattctgtataaaGTTATATTTGTGTCTTGAGATAATTCTTTTATGATTTAACCCTATCTAAATAAGCTTGAATTGAATATTCTCTTTGCTCCATCATTGCCTTTTAGTTGCTCCCAATAAGGTTCAGATATTTTGGAGGAAACTCACCCCTGCAGATGTTGAATTTGTCTGCGCTGAATCCAACTGGACACTGGACAGAAATCAGCCTCTGGTTACTGGTGATCTGGTAGTTGCTGCGGAGAACGGGTACAGCGGGGAGGGGGACATGTGGAGGGGGGGCGCGGTTGGTGGTGTGTTCCTCGTCTACATTGTTGATGGTGATCAGAGCGTTCTGCGGCAGACAAAAGTATCCTCCATAGTGGTTGATGCAAATCATCCCTCCTTTACAGGCATCTGGTAACGTGTCGCACTCGTTGATGTCTGGAAAATGTAGTTAAACAACCTTTAAAGTCTACACAGGACTGAACATTGCTCctgttacactgtaaaaaaaaatctgtgttatTAACGGTGaaataccggcagctgtggttgccagaatttcaccGCATAAAATAGGGTgaaaatgtatgacacattacggtatatttaataagaaaccgTACATTTTATACTTGGCAACTTTTTTGGTTTACATgaaattactataaaaacacaggtttacTGTAAACCTGTTTACGGTAATTTACTATAAAAATAACTGCTATAGTTAAATCTATTGACAGGTaaactatgtaaaataacaGGTATACTGTAAACCTAGATACAGTTCTTTTTCAGTtataaacacagtacaacagtatacaacattactgcattttattgcaaagaTTCACAGTTACggtaaaataccggcagctgtggttgccagaatttcaccGTAAAAAATAGGGTGacaatgtatgacacattattacaaagattaaaagttgcggtaaaataccggcagctgtggttgc encodes the following:
- the si:ch73-173h19.3 gene encoding calcium-binding EGF-like domain-containing protein isoform X2: METQHIFLSLSVFIASVSAQQVEERVTFSCTEGYEFHVDEQECKDINECDTLPDACKGGMICINHYGGYFCLPQNALITINNVDEEHTTNRAPPPHVPLPAVPVLRSNYQITSNQRLISVQCPVGFSADKFNICRDVNECVPSSPCQHQCYNLPGSFLCQCDQGFELNPDHLSCHDVDECLLSSYICPWQCVNQPGSYSCICPEGYQLQGTRMCQDINECVTGPNCSEDQMCWNYFGGYRCYPRNPCQEPYVQTAEGHCSCQSMGACRGLPPSIVYKYISITSERSVPADIFQIQATSVFPNMHNTFRIKGGNEYGQFFLRRSSNISAMLVMSRALVGPREHVLDLEMVTQNSALSYRSSSLLRLTIIVGPYAF
- the si:ch73-173h19.3 gene encoding calcium-binding EGF-like domain-containing protein isoform X1 gives rise to the protein MVNSRSLNCWLFLSRMETQHIFLSLSVFIASVSAQQVEERVTFSCTEGYEFHVDEQECKDINECDTLPDACKGGMICINHYGGYFCLPQNALITINNVDEEHTTNRAPPPHVPLPAVPVLRSNYQITSNQRLISVQCPVGFSADKFNICRDVNECVPSSPCQHQCYNLPGSFLCQCDQGFELNPDHLSCHDVDECLLSSYICPWQCVNQPGSYSCICPEGYQLQGTRMCQDINECVTGPNCSEDQMCWNYFGGYRCYPRNPCQEPYVQTAEGHCSCQSMGACRGLPPSIVYKYISITSERSVPADIFQIQATSVFPNMHNTFRIKGGNEYGQFFLRRSSNISAMLVMSRALVGPREHVLDLEMVTQNSALSYRSSSLLRLTIIVGPYAF